The segment CTCGGCTTTTTCACACGGTTGCTGGATGATACCGATGCGGCGGGGCGCTATCGTCTGGCGGAAGAGCAAATCCAGCACGCCGAAGCCAATGGCTTTGACAGCGCGTGGATTGCCCAGCATCATTTTCACGCGGAAGAAGGCGGCCTGCCATCGCCTGCGGTGTTCCTCGCCCATGTTGCGGCCCGCACATCCACCATTCGGCTTGGAACCGGGGTGATTACGCTCCCGATGGAAAATCCGCTGCGCGTGGCAGAAGACACCGCCGTGACTGATCTTTTATCCGGTGGCCGTCTGGAAGTGGGCTTTGGCACCGGTGGCACCCGTGAATCGTTCGAGGCTTTTGGCATTGCGGCCGAAAAGCGCGGCGAGGTCTATGGCCAATATCTCGACATCGTTCGCAAGGCATGGGCAGGCAAGGATTTAGGCGCAGGCAACAGGCTCTATCCCAATGCGCCGCATCTGCTGGATCGCGTCTGGCTTGCGACCTTCTCACCCGTTGGCGCAAAGCTTGCGGGTGAAAGCGGCGATGGGTTGATGCTGTCTCGCACCCAGCCGCGCCCGGCAGATAGACCCGATGCACGGCTTGATGAATTACAAAACCCGATCATCGATGCCTATCTGAACGCATTGCCCCAAGGCCGCGCCCCGCGCATTCTCGGCTCCCGCAGCCTGTTTGTGGCTGAAGACCGCAAGCGCGCCTTGAAGCTGGCAGAAGCTGGCCTCACCAAAGTTGCCGCCCGCTTTGCCGCAGCAGGCCATCGCATTGAAGGCACCAGCGTGGAAGATCTGATCAAGGCGCTGGATAGCCATGTGGGCACACCAGATGATGTGATTGCCTCGCTGAAGACTGACACGGCTTTGGCGCGCTCCACCGAACTCGTGTTTCAAGTTCACTCCATCGATCCACCCCATGCCGATATTCTGCGCTCGATTGAGCTGATTGCTGCCGAGGTTGCCCCCAAACTGGGCTGGAGCCGAAACACACAGCAAGCATTAGCCGCAGCAGAATAATCCATTGAATTTTATCAGGAAAGTAAAGTCTGATGACCGATATTATTGACACTCTCAGCGGCATTGTTCCCGGCTCCAAAGGCGAGGCTTTACGCGCACGCCGCCCTGTGACCAAGGACGGGGCGCAAGCCAGCTGGCAAGCGCTGTTTGCACCGGTTGATGACAGCCAGTTTTCAATCGGCGAGCGTTTTGCCGTTGCAGTTTTTGTGGCGGGTCTGCACGGTCAGTCGGAAATTGCCGCATTCTACGGTGAAAAGCTTGCCGCCAATCCTGCGCTGTTGACCGCTGTTCAGACCGCCGCATCCAAAGGAACCGCCATTGGCCCTTACGGCCATTATCCCGCTGGTCCGCTCTCCTCTGAGAACAGCGAGGGGCCTGATTTTGCGGTCACTGAGCGCGAAAAAACCATCCTTGGTGCACGCTTGGCAGCGGCACTAGAACACGCCCATCTTCTGATTTTTCACCTGCGCGATGCCAAACCACAGGCGCTTGATGCGCTGCTCAAAGCGGGCTGGAGCACCACGGGCATTGTCACGCTGTCGCAGCTGATTTCCTTCCTCGCCTTTCAGATCCGCGTTGTCGCCGGTCTGAAAGTCTTGAACGCCGCCTAGAGACTTTCAGGTTCAGACTGAACCTAAAAGTCTCTAGATTTCTTTGTTTTCGTTTGTCTTTTAGGGAAAACCGGATTCCACTTTTCCCTGAAAAACTCTGAGAGGACTTTCCATCATGACCGACACCATTATCGAACCCAAGGTGGACAACGCCCCCAATGTCTTCACGCAAGACCAGATCGGCTGGACACCATGGCTTGAGCCTCTGACCGAACCTGAGCTAACTGACCGCCATTATGAAGCGCTGGTGGACAAGGCGCGGGCGAAATCGCCCTATTTCTCTCTTCTGGTCCGCGATCCCGATATTCTGGAAGCCCGCACCAAGACCGATAAGGATATTTTCTACAACACCGCAGATGGCCTGCCCCGCGCCGAGCGCGAACTGAGCGCCACCGCCACATCGCGCTATAACGGCTGCATCTTTTGCGCGTCCGTCCATTCCCGCTTTGCGTCACACCACTCGCCCCGCAAGGATGATGTGCAAAAGCTGCTGGATGAAGGTGTGGGGGCTGATCTCGATGAGCGCTGGAACGCCATTGTCAGTGCCTCAGTGGCATTAACAGCAACCCCGCCCGTGTTTGCGGTAACCCATGCGGAGCGGCTTCGCGCGGCCGGTCTTTCCGATGACGAGATCTATGATGTCGTGCATGGCGCGGCCTTCTTCAACTGGGCAAACCGCTTGATGCTCTCGCTGGGCGAGCCAACGCCAGCGGCTTGAATGGAGATAATCCCATGACACTTCAACAAAAAATCGCAACCCTGCCCTTTGTGGATATTGGCCGTTTCCATGCGGGAGAAGAGGAGCGCGCAGCCTTCATTACAGACCTGCGTCGCATTCTGTTTGATCACGGCTTTTTCTATCTCACCGGCCATGGCGTTGATCCAAAGCTGATTGCGGATGTGCTCGAGACCGCCAAACGCTTTTTCGCGCTGCCGCTTGAGGAAAAGCTGAAGATCGAAATGGTGAAATCCCGGCACTTTCGCGGCTACAATCGTGCGGGCTATGAGCGCACCCGTGGTCAGCAGGATTGGCGCGAACAACTGGATATAAATACGGAAGGCACGCCTGTCGAGATTGGCCCGGAAACACCTGCGTGGAAACGTTTGCTCGGGCCAAATCAATGGCCAGAGGCTATTCCAGAACTAAAGCCCCTGTTGCTGACCTATCAGGCAGAAGTCACCCGCGTTGGCATTGATGTTTTGAAGGCCATTGCCGTGGCGCTTGACCAGCCGGAAGATGTGTTTGCGCAGATCTACGAGCCGCAACCATCGCAACTGTTGAAAATCATTCGCTATCCCGGGCGGGATGTGGCTGAGACAAATCAGGGCGTTGGTGCCCACAAGGACGGCGGCTTCGTCACGGTTCTTTTGCAAGACAAGGTCGAAGGTCTACGGGTGCAGACTGAAGACGGCGTGTGGCTGGATGCTCCGCCCGTACCGGGCACCTTCGTGGTTAACACCGGGGAATTGCTGGAACTGGCCACCAATGGCTTCGTGCGGGCCGACGTGCATGATGTGGTTGCACCGCCTGCCGGTATTGAGCGCTTCTCCGTCGCCTTCTTCTTAGGCTCGCGCTACGACGCAACGATTCCGGTGATTACGCTTCCAGACGAGCTGCACCGGAAAGAACGCGGCATCACGGTTGATCCGCTGAACCCGATCTTTCGGGAGGTTGGTCAGAACCATCTGAAAAGCCGCCTGCGGTCGCACCCCGATGTTGCCCGCGCCCACCACGCTGATTTGCTCACGCCTGAGCAATTGGCCGGACAGGCGGTAGCGCAGGCCTATTAACAGCGGCTTTGCAAAACAATGATCGACACGCCGAAAATCCGGCAATTGGCATGCTCACCACGGGTGAGGCATGTTGGAGAACATCATGAGCAGTGATTTACAATTTCTCTGGTATATTCCAAACCAGACGGTGCCGGGGCATCGCGGTGACGATACTGTCGTTGGCCATAATGCTCTTGAAACGCTGGTAAAACAGGCGGAAGCGCTGGAACAAAACGGCTGGCAGGGGGCGCTGATTGGTGCCGGGTGGGGACGCCCGGATACATTCACCGTCGCAACAGCGCTGGCGACACGCACGCGCAGCTTTGAAGCCTTGATTGCCATCCGGCCGGGCTATTGGCAGCCCGCCCATTTTGCGTCATCCGCGGCGACGCTTGATCATCTGACTGGCGGGCGTGTGCGCATCAATATCGTTTCCGGCAAAGATTCGGTCTCCGCCTATGGCGACACCGAGGGCGATCAGGCCGAGCGCTATGCCCGCACGCGCGAGTTCATGCGGCTGACCCGCCGCCTGTGGACCGAGGAGAACGTCACCTTCAAGGGCCAATATTATCACGTCACAGAGTCAACCGTTCAGCCGAGGCTTCAGCCACGCGGGGAGCGCAAACACCCCCTGCTCTATTTTGGTGGTGCCTCTCCAGCAGCAGAAGAAGTATCGGCAACCGAGGCCGATGTTCAGCTTTTTTGGGGTGAGCCGCTTGCGGATATCGGGGAGAGGATCAACCGTCTGAAAGACCTGAGCCGTAAGCTGGACCGTGATCTGCCCCCGCTCCAGTTTGGCCTGCGCGTGACCACGCTGGTGCGTGACACAACAGAACAGGCATGGACAGACGCGGAGGCGAAAGTTGAAGCGATGGCTAAAAGCAGCGGGGTCGTTTGGCACGATCATGCTGGCACGGTTGCCGTTGGCCAACAGCGGCTCTATGATCTGGCCAAGCGCGGCGATGTTCTAGACGACAATCTCTACACCGCACCCGGTAAATTTGGCGGCGGCGGGGCTGGAACCACCTGGTTGGTTGGGTCAGCACAAGATGTTGCCCGTTCCCTGAAAAAGTATCAGGAGCTTGGCATCACCCACTTTGTTTTATCAGATACGCCCTATCTCGGCGAAATTGCACGACAGGGACAGCAGTTACTGCCTCTGCTTCGCGGGTAATGGCTGCTCACAGCAAAAACATCACGAAGGCCATTTCTAAGGGACTTCGTAATGTTTTGTTTCTCATTGAATGCTCTTAAGGCCGCAGCTATGCCTTGCCCTTCCATGGCACAAGCACGCGCTCCAGCAGGCGAATGCCAGCACCAAAGGCAAAAGCGCAGACGGATATAATCGCGATGCCAACAAAGACAACATCGGTGGCCAAAAACTGCGACGCGGACATGATCATATAGCCGATACCCCGCGTAGACGCGATCAGTTCAGCGGCCACCAGTGTGCCCCAGCCAATGCCAAGTCCAATCCTGATGCCCGTGAGAATTTCCGGAAGCGCCGAGGGAAAGACAATGCTGGAGAACAATTGCCAGCGGCTTGCGCCCAAGGATCGCGCCGCATTCACCCGCTCAATCGGCACGGATTTTACCCCTGCCTGTGCAGAGAGGCAAATCGGCGCAAACATGGCCAGAAACAACACCATGATCTTCGAGGTTTCGCCAATCCCCAGCCAGATGATCATCAAGGGAAGATAAGAAAGCGGCGGCAAAGGCCAGTAAAACTCGATGGGCGTATCCAGAATGCCCTTGGCCCAACGGTTAAGGCCCATCAGCAAGCCAATGGGTATGCCCGCAACAATGGCGAGAATGGCGGCCACGCCGATGCGAAACAGGCTGGCTCCCACATGGTCACCGATCGATGCCCCCGCATAGCCATCGCTGAAAATGACCACAAACTGATGCACAACCTCATCAGGACGCGGCAAAAACAGATGCGGCACAACCCCCAGAGCCGATACCAGCCACCATGCAAATAAAAGCACAAGTGCCGTCACCACACTGATCAACACCGTCGGCTTTCGACCAATGCCGAACTCGCGCATTCGCACCGTTTTGATACCCGGTGTTGGCACCACTACGGGGCGCACATCGTTGCTGATCAAGGTCATGCGAAAGCCTCTTTATGGGTCTGGCCCGAAATCTGAGTTGTGTGGAGAAGTTCGCGAATTTCTTCGCGCAGCAATGCAAATTGGGGCGAGAGATGGATGGCGCGGACATCATTGGTCTTGACGAATTCGCGCACAAAATCCAGCTCATAGCGGGCAATAATCCGGCCGGGTCTGGGGGACATCACAACAAGATGCGTTCCCAGAAACAAAGCCTCTTCGATGGAATGGGTGATGAAAAAGATGCGTTTGCCCGTCCGGTGCCATACAGAAATCAACAATTCCTGCATCTGTTCTCGCGTCAGACTGTCGAGCGCGCCAAAAGGCTCATCCATCAACAGCACGTCCGGCTCGGTGGTCAAGGCCCTTGCAATGCCAACCCGTTGGCGCATGCCGCCGGAGAGTTCATAGGGAAAACTGCCGGCAAAATCGCCAAGACCAACCAGGTCGAGAAGCTCTTTTGCGCGGTCACGCCGTTCCTTAGCCGACACGCCCGCGAATTTCAGGCCAAGCGCCACATTGTCGAGCACATTGGCCCAAGGCAACAAGGTGTCCTTTTGAAACACCACCCCACGACCTGCCCCCGGCCCGCTGATACCGCGGCCATTGAGGGTTATGGAACCAGCTGACAGGGGCAAAAACCCCGCAATCGCATTCAGAAGCGTGGATTTCCCGCAGCCCGATGCGCCGAGGGCAACGACAAAAGCACCTTCGGGAATATCGAGGTTGACCTTCTCCAGCGCATGGACATCTCCACCGTCACGGGCGTCAAAGTAGACGGTGGCATTTTGAATCCGCAGCATGGGGTTCTCTTTCAAAAACAATCCCGCCGGCAATCGTGCCAGCGGGATGAAAGCCTCTAACAATCAATCAATTGGTGACTTGCAACGCCTCTGGCGTGACGAATGCCGCATAGCTTGGCAGCACATCGCCAATCTTGCCCTGCGTTTTCAGAAATTGCGCTGTGTCTTTGAGGATCTTGGCGGCACCGGAATTCTCACCGCCACCCAACCATGCAGCAGACGCCTGCACCTCAGGTGTCAGCAGGTTGAGGTTCTTCAAGGCGGCAGCCTGTTGTTCAGCCGTGCCACCCAGCAGTTTGGCCAACTGCTTGGCATTGTCGCTATCCTGGCCCCAAGCGCTCTTGTCCTTGGCAAAGGAGGCGTAATATTTGTTGATCACGCCGGCATAGGCTTTCAAGAAATCAGGATTGGCCTTGGCAAATTTTCCAGCAGCCACCCAGGCTGAAAATGTGGGAGCGCCTTTATCCGCAACATCCTTCGATGTCACCAACACCTTGCCATTCTTGCTGAGTTCCGTCAGCGCCGGATCCCAGACAAATCCGCCATCGATGTCGCCGCGATTATAGCTCGCAACAATTTCCGGCTGCGGGATGGCAAACACTTGCACATCCTTTTCGCTCAAACCCAAGGATTTGATCAGCGCCAACAGCTGGTAATGGTCGGTGGACACGGGCGCTGCCGCCAGCTTCTTGCCTTTCAGGTCGTTGACAGAATTGATGCCGGACCCATTGCGCACCACAAGCGCTTCATCCGTTCCGGAAATCGATGCCAGATAGAAGGCCTTGACATCAAGGCCACGCGATGTCGCAGCAGCAAATGGGCTGGAGCCGACATAACCGACCTGCACATCGCCGGAGGCAATAGCTGCAAAAATTTCTGCGCCGGAATTAAACTTACGGAAATCGATGTCATAGCCCGTTGCCTTGGCAAATTCGCCATTGGCAATGGCCACTGAAGACGGAAGCGCATCGGTCTGATAGGCAACAATCACCTTTTTGTCAGCGGCAAATGTTGGAAGCGCGACAAGGGCAATGCCAACGGATGCCAATGCAAATGTGACGAGTTTTTTAAGCGACATTTTGTGATTTCCTCCAAGTCGAGCTGGCGAAATGCCGTTCACTTGTATGCAGACGATCTTAAGGATTGGATACTTAAAGAATAGAAATTATATATTTTTTGTAGTTTACTGGCGGGAATATTGTACTCAATTTTGAAGTATTTCGTATCAACGTCACCCAGCAAGCCCAATGCGCCATTGAAATGGCGGAGGCGTGCCATTGACGGCGAAATCACCGACAATGCGATCCTTGTAGATCCGGGGATTGTGAGAGGACAAAGTGCGGGCGTTGCGCCAATGGCGATCAAGACCAATGGGTTTGCTTGTCGACGATGCGCCAAGAGCATCGAAAATAATGGTTGAGGCCTCAAGAATGAGGTTGGTCACCACCGTCAGAGCTTGAGATGTTTCCAGCTCTGCAATGATATTGGCACGATCTTCGGCGTCACGATCACCGCTGAAATGGGCCTGATAGGCCCTCTCGATGGCGCGTGCCACCTGCAAGACAATTGCGGTTGCCGTGTAGGCATTGCTGCGGATGCGACCGACAACCTGCAACACCTGCGGGTCTTGGCTGGAGCGCGGGCCTGCGGCGTTGGAGTAGTTTCGCACCCGTTTGGCAACGGCCGCAGCCGTCTCGTCGGCAATGGCGCGGCCAATGCCCGCAAGCGTGGCGAGATGAACTGTTTGGTAGAAAGCCGCGCCATAGCGAAACTGATTGTCATCGGCAACGATGTCTAACGGATCAACGGCGGCATCAGTGAATGTCGTTGTGCCACTTGCCGTCAATATCTGGCCAAAGCCATTCCAATCATCAATAACCTCGACACCCGGATCATCACGTCGGACCTGCGCGGCGCTGCTGGCACCATCAAGCCCGGTGACACCCACATTGATCCAGTCGGCAAACAGCGAACCTGTTGTGTAATATTTCTGGCCGTTGATGACGAATTGACCATCCCGCTTGGATACGGTGGTTGAAAAGCTGGCCTGTTGGGCGTTGCCAATTTCCGTCCATGCGTTTCCAACAAGGTCGCCCCGCACCAGACGTTCCGTCCAGCGTCGGCGGTCTGGGCCATCAAGCTTGTTCACCACATCCTCGGCAAAGCCAACATGACCGCGCAGCGCCTGGGTGATATTGGAATCCGCAGCAGACAGCTCGATCAGCAGATTGAACAGTTCAGGCAGTGTTACGCCTGCACCCCCTTCAGATTCCGGCACCCGAAGGGCTGCGAAACCAGCCGCCTTGAGCTTGGCGATTTGCTCGGTGGGCAGTGTCCGGTTGAGCTCGCGTTCAATGGCACCGGTGGAAATTTCAGCGAAGATCGGGCGGAATTTTTCG is part of the Agrobacterium vitis genome and harbors:
- a CDS encoding LLM class flavin-dependent oxidoreductase, coding for MSSDLQFLWYIPNQTVPGHRGDDTVVGHNALETLVKQAEALEQNGWQGALIGAGWGRPDTFTVATALATRTRSFEALIAIRPGYWQPAHFASSAATLDHLTGGRVRINIVSGKDSVSAYGDTEGDQAERYARTREFMRLTRRLWTEENVTFKGQYYHVTESTVQPRLQPRGERKHPLLYFGGASPAAEEVSATEADVQLFWGEPLADIGERINRLKDLSRKLDRDLPPLQFGLRVTTLVRDTTEQAWTDAEAKVEAMAKSSGVVWHDHAGTVAVGQQRLYDLAKRGDVLDDNLYTAPGKFGGGGAGTTWLVGSAQDVARSLKKYQELGITHFVLSDTPYLGEIARQGQQLLPLLRG
- a CDS encoding alkylhydroperoxidase domain protein, translated to MTDTIIEPKVDNAPNVFTQDQIGWTPWLEPLTEPELTDRHYEALVDKARAKSPYFSLLVRDPDILEARTKTDKDIFYNTADGLPRAERELSATATSRYNGCIFCASVHSRFASHHSPRKDDVQKLLDEGVGADLDERWNAIVSASVALTATPPVFAVTHAERLRAAGLSDDEIYDVVHGAAFFNWANRLMLSLGEPTPAA
- a CDS encoding ABC transporter permease subunit, with amino-acid sequence MTLISNDVRPVVVPTPGIKTVRMREFGIGRKPTVLISVVTALVLLFAWWLVSALGVVPHLFLPRPDEVVHQFVVIFSDGYAGASIGDHVGASLFRIGVAAILAIVAGIPIGLLMGLNRWAKGILDTPIEFYWPLPPLSYLPLMIIWLGIGETSKIMVLFLAMFAPICLSAQAGVKSVPIERVNAARSLGASRWQLFSSIVFPSALPEILTGIRIGLGIGWGTLVAAELIASTRGIGYMIMSASQFLATDVVFVGIAIISVCAFAFGAGIRLLERVLVPWKGKA
- a CDS encoding isopenicillin N synthase family dioxygenase, which codes for MTLQQKIATLPFVDIGRFHAGEEERAAFITDLRRILFDHGFFYLTGHGVDPKLIADVLETAKRFFALPLEEKLKIEMVKSRHFRGYNRAGYERTRGQQDWREQLDINTEGTPVEIGPETPAWKRLLGPNQWPEAIPELKPLLLTYQAEVTRVGIDVLKAIAVALDQPEDVFAQIYEPQPSQLLKIIRYPGRDVAETNQGVGAHKDGGFVTVLLQDKVEGLRVQTEDGVWLDAPPVPGTFVVNTGELLELATNGFVRADVHDVVAPPAGIERFSVAFFLGSRYDATIPVITLPDELHRKERGITVDPLNPIFREVGQNHLKSRLRSHPDVARAHHADLLTPEQLAGQAVAQAY
- the tauA gene encoding taurine ABC transporter substrate-binding protein, whose amino-acid sequence is MSLKKLVTFALASVGIALVALPTFAADKKVIVAYQTDALPSSVAIANGEFAKATGYDIDFRKFNSGAEIFAAIASGDVQVGYVGSSPFAAATSRGLDVKAFYLASISGTDEALVVRNGSGINSVNDLKGKKLAAAPVSTDHYQLLALIKSLGLSEKDVQVFAIPQPEIVASYNRGDIDGGFVWDPALTELSKNGKVLVTSKDVADKGAPTFSAWVAAGKFAKANPDFLKAYAGVINKYYASFAKDKSAWGQDSDNAKQLAKLLGGTAEQQAAALKNLNLLTPEVQASAAWLGGGENSGAAKILKDTAQFLKTQGKIGDVLPSYAAFVTPEALQVTN
- a CDS encoding CMD domain protein, whose protein sequence is MTDIIDTLSGIVPGSKGEALRARRPVTKDGAQASWQALFAPVDDSQFSIGERFAVAVFVAGLHGQSEIAAFYGEKLAANPALLTAVQTAASKGTAIGPYGHYPAGPLSSENSEGPDFAVTEREKTILGARLAAALEHAHLLIFHLRDAKPQALDALLKAGWSTTGIVTLSQLISFLAFQIRVVAGLKVLNAA
- a CDS encoding putative FMN-dependent luciferase-like monooxygenase, coding for MTQTTQPKRLGFFTRLLDDTDAAGRYRLAEEQIQHAEANGFDSAWIAQHHFHAEEGGLPSPAVFLAHVAARTSTIRLGTGVITLPMENPLRVAEDTAVTDLLSGGRLEVGFGTGGTRESFEAFGIAAEKRGEVYGQYLDIVRKAWAGKDLGAGNRLYPNAPHLLDRVWLATFSPVGAKLAGESGDGLMLSRTQPRPADRPDARLDELQNPIIDAYLNALPQGRAPRILGSRSLFVAEDRKRALKLAEAGLTKVAARFAAAGHRIEGTSVEDLIKALDSHVGTPDDVIASLKTDTALARSTELVFQVHSIDPPHADILRSIELIAAEVAPKLGWSRNTQQALAAAE
- a CDS encoding ABC transporter ATP-binding protein, which translates into the protein MLRIQNATVYFDARDGGDVHALEKVNLDIPEGAFVVALGASGCGKSTLLNAIAGFLPLSAGSITLNGRGISGPGAGRGVVFQKDTLLPWANVLDNVALGLKFAGVSAKERRDRAKELLDLVGLGDFAGSFPYELSGGMRQRVGIARALTTEPDVLLMDEPFGALDSLTREQMQELLISVWHRTGKRIFFITHSIEEALFLGTHLVVMSPRPGRIIARYELDFVREFVKTNDVRAIHLSPQFALLREEIRELLHTTQISGQTHKEAFA
- a CDS encoding acyl-CoA dehydrogenase family protein, producing MSQIDLGWGEGPSERYESLAEKFRPIFAEISTGAIERELNRTLPTEQIAKLKAAGFAALRVPESEGGAGVTLPELFNLLIELSAADSNITQALRGHVGFAEDVVNKLDGPDRRRWTERLVRGDLVGNAWTEIGNAQQASFSTTVSKRDGQFVINGQKYYTTGSLFADWINVGVTGLDGASSAAQVRRDDPGVEVIDDWNGFGQILTASGTTTFTDAAVDPLDIVADDNQFRYGAAFYQTVHLATLAGIGRAIADETAAAVAKRVRNYSNAAGPRSSQDPQVLQVVGRIRSNAYTATAIVLQVARAIERAYQAHFSGDRDAEDRANIIAELETSQALTVVTNLILEASTIIFDALGASSTSKPIGLDRHWRNARTLSSHNPRIYKDRIVGDFAVNGTPPPFQWRIGLAG